AAATGATGCTGCCTTACGCAGGGAGAAAACTCAGCCCAGCAGGCCCAGGTGCTCGACGAGAATCGACGTACCAATACCGATCAGCACCACGCCCCCCAGAATTTCAGCCCATTTACCCATCGCAGCACCGAGGAACCGGCCAAGCAACATACCGGATGTTGCCATGATGGTGGTGGCAGCACCGATAGCCAGTGCCATCACCAGAATATTCACCTGAAGGAAGGCCAGTCCGACACCCACGGCCATCGCATCCAGACTGGTTGCGACAGCTGTAGTCACCAGCACCCAGAAGCCGTGACGGCGCGGTGCCTGCGCATCTTCTTCCGCATGACCTTTCCTGAAGGCTTCCACGATCATGCGGATACCGAGAATCAGCAGCAGGGTGAATGCCACCCAATGGTCCCAACTCATAATAAACTGGCTGGCTGCCAGACCGATCCCCCATCCGATCACCGGCGTAATCGCTTCGATTACGCCAAAAATAAGCCCGGTGCGTAACGCCTCTTTCAGCGGTGGCCGGTGCAGAGAAGCGCCTTTGCCAATCGCTGCCGCAAAAGCATCCATGGACATACCGAACGCCAGAATGAGGATGGTATAAAGTTGCATAAAACGGACCAGTCAGGCCTTTGGAAACAAAAAGGCGAGTTATTAATTGAGTTGAGCAGTTTGCCACAAAAAAGAAAATAGAAAAACCTTTATTTTCAACGTGTTATAGTCTTAGTTAAGAATGTTAGCACAGGCTATATTTGATTGAAATATCGTTACTTTTCATCCTCCATGGCATTTTTTTAAATAAATTTTCAACGCATAATGTTAAAAAAATTAAATGTAACAATAAATATCATTTAATATGGAATGGACTTTTTTGTTCTTATAAAAAATAGAATCTTCATTATTACGAATATGAAAATAAAATATCGATAAATTCTTTTTTTATATGAAAACAATCAGGGTTTCTCTCTATTAGTTTGTTTTTTAAAACAAAATTTAAAATAATTTAGAAAAAGTGAATGTATTAGTAAGCAATCAGATATGTGAAAAACAATAATTACTGTTTATTATTGCGGCCATATTAATTCTCCCTTTTTAACATTATGGTGATTTATCCGTGAGCAATACACAATATAAGTTGAGCAAGGCGCGTCCCCCTCGCGTTCAAATTACGTACGACGTTGAAGTTGGCGGTGCTGAATCCAAAAAGGAATTACCGCTGGTGATGGGAGTTATCGGGAATTTTTCCAAAGATGACATGCCGTTACGTGACCGCCGTTTTACGCACATTGATAAAGACAACTTCAATAATGTTATGGAAGGAATGAAACCGGCTGTAGAAATGTTGGTTGAAAGTACCTTGCCAGAAAAAGAAGGCCAGATGGCTATTGCTCTGGAATTCAATTCTATGGATGACTTCTCTCCTGAAAACGTGGCGATGCAAGTGGAACCGTTGCGCAAACTTCTTGAATTGCGCGAGCAACTGAGTGATTTGCGCAACAGAACGGCGAGCAATGACCGCCTGAAAGAACAGTTGGTTGAATTATTAGAGGGTATGACGAAAAACGCGGAACCTGCCAAAGGAGATGCAGAATGAGTGATATCCAGGTCATGAATGCTCCAGCCCAGGCTGAACAGGCAGGCGATTATCTTGATCAGATTATTGATAATACCCAGGCCATCCGCCGGGAATCCGATCGTAATAAAGTAAAAAGTCAGTTGGATAACTTCCTGTCGGAAGTCGCATCGGGTGCGGTCATTGTCTCCAATGATTTGGTCGGTAGCATCGAAGCGCGCATTGCCGCCATCGATGAATTGCTGTCTTCTCAGGTCAGCAAAATTATACAAGCACCTGAATTCCAGCGTATGGAATCCTCCTGGCGTGGTTTGCACAAGCTGGTGCAAAGCAGCGTCACGGAAAACACCAAAGTGCGCGTTTTTAACTGCACAAAGAAAGAGCTGCTGCGTGATTTTAAATCCGCCTCTGACTTTGATCAGTCTTCATTATTCAAAAGCATTTATGAAAGCGAATACGGCACCTTTGGCGGTGACCCTTACTCTGCTTTTGTGGGTGATTTTGAATTCGACTGCATGCCGGAAGATGTGCAACTGCTGGAACAGATTTCACATGTTGCCGCCGCCGCTCACGCGCCATTCCTGAGTGCCGCGAACCCTGGCATGTTTGCGATGGGATCCTTCTCCGAGATGCCGCGTCCGCGTGATCTGGGCAAACTGTTTGAAACCTCCGACTATGCCCGCTGGAAATCCTTCCGCCAGAGCGACGACTCCCGTTATGTTGGCTTAACATTGCCACGTGTTATCGGCCGCCTGCCTTACGGTGCCAAAACCGTGTCCGTAGATGCGTTTAATTTCGAAGAAAAAATCGACGAAAACAATGATGGCTCGAACTATTTATGGGTAAACGCGGCTTATGATTTAGCAGGCCGTATGGTCGAGGCGTTTGAAGAATACAGTTGGTGCGCGGCGATCCGGGGTGTTGAAGGCGGTGGTTTAGTGAAGTCATTGCCGACCTACAACTACATTTCACAGACCGGCGAAAAGATCATGCAATGCCCGACAGAAGTGGCAATTTCTGATCGTCGTGAAAAAGAACTCGCTGAGCTTGGTTTTATTCCGCTCATTTATTGCAAAGGTACAGATTATGCGGCGTTCTTCGCTGTGCAGTCGACCAATAAACCGCGTAAGTACGATTCTGAGCTGGCGAATGCCAACGCCAAATTATCAAGTCAGCTGCAATATATTATGACAACATCGCGCTTTGCTCATTATTTGAAATCCATTGTGCGCGATAAAGTGGGCAGCTTTATGTCCAAATCTGAATGCCAGAATTTCCTGCAAAACTGGATCAACCAATATGTTGTAGGTTCTGACAATGTTGGCCCGGCAATTAAAGCGAGCCATCCGTTACGTGAGGCTGTTGTTGAGGTTGTGGATGTTCCAGGTTCACCAGGCAGTTATCGTGCAGTCGCTTATCTTAAACCTCATTTTCAGCTCGAAGGACTCAGTATGTCACTGCGTTTGGTAGCAGAACTCCCAGCATCTACGGATGCGTAAATTTAATTAATAGGATACAAAATAATGTCAGATGCTGATAATTTATTTATGCAAATTGAGGGTATTACAGGTTGCGTAAGTGATAAAAAATATAATGGCTGGATTGCTGTTGACTATACGAGTAATAGCGTGTTTAGTTCAGCGGCAATCAATAATGGCACTGGCCAAATGAACAGCGACGGCGTTAGGTTTGAGCAGGTTTCATTCTCAAAAGAAATGGACGCTACTTCCACTGATCTGATGAATATGGTTGCTGAAGGAACGAATATCAAAAAAATTATTGTCGCGATGAATGTTAAAACGGACAATAAAGATAATGAAATGGTCCGTTGGACCTATCAGAACTGCATACTGACCAGCCATCAAATCGGTGCAAGCAAAGCCGGAGGGATCCCACATGAGACGCTGAGTTTCGTATTTGGTCGCATTGAATTCGAAACCCAAATGGTCGAGCCCGGTGGGACAACTAAGAAGTATGGCCCGGTAGGCTGGAATATCATAGAAAACACCAAGCTGTAATTTTTCAAAACAACAGTGCACGCCGCAAACGTGCACTGTATTAAGGTTTGTGGATGAAAAGTTTATTGCAGCAATTATCAGATAATAATCCGAAAGACCAAAATGATATTTCTGAGGAAGAAGACAAAAGCAGCACGTTAATTGATGAGATATTGCTGCTTTTGTCTTCCCGCCCCCGAAGTTACCGTATTGACGATATTCCGTTAATTAATGAGTCGATACTTAATTATGGCGTCAGTGATGTTTTTTCCAGCGATACACCGCGTCTTGAGCGCAATACCATTATGCAATCACGTATTCAAATGGCCTTGCAACGCTTTGAACCAAGATTGAAAAACGTCTGCGTGACCCCCGGTGAAGAACTGGGAAGCCTATGTTCATTCATTATTAATGCTGAAACACTCAATGGTGAGGTTCGCTACCGACTAATGTGGGACGATGTTATCAGTCAATTTTCTCTGCGTGATTAACGAGTATTCATAATGTTGGCGAAAAAATTAATTTCTTATTATCAGAATGAACTCGCTTATCTCAAAACGCAGGGAAAGGCGTTCGCCCGTCATTTTCCAAAAGTCGCCAGACGTTTAGGAATGTCAGAAGGCACGTCAGAAGATCCGCATATTGAGCGAATTATTGAATCCTTTGCGCTGGTCACGGCGCAGATTCAGCAACGTCTCGATGAGGATATGCCGGAAGTGACTGATGCATTACTGACGGTGCTGGCCCCGCAATTTCTGCGTCCTTTTCCTTCGGTTTGCATCGTACAGATGCAGCCGGATAGTAAAGTCAGTGCGCTGACCGCCAGTAACCGCATTGACGCCGGAACGGCATTATATTCCCGTCCGGTGAACGGGCAGGTTTGCCGTTTCCGCACCATTTATCCGGTTACGCTTCAGCCTGTCAGTCTGTATAAAGCCAGCCTGCATCTGGATGCTGATGACATGAGCTGGAGTCTGAAAATACAGTTGTCGGTCTGGCCTGGTGCCACACTGGCGGCGGATTCTCTGAGGTTGCATCTCAGCGGCGCCAGTCGCATCGTAAACATCTTTTATACCTTGTTGTGCAGCGAAGTTGAATCACTGACAGTTTTCCAGCAAGGGCAGAGTTATACGCTGTCAGCGCAGGCTATCCGTGCCGTGGGTTTCGGCGAAAATGAAAGTCTGCTTGCCGGTGATTCGCGGGTTTCACCCACTCACAGCTTGCTGCAGGACTATTTCTTCTTTCCGCAAAAATTTCATTTTATTGATATACCGCTGCCTGCTGGCATGGTGGCGGGGAGTCAAAGCGAGCTTTCACTGGTGGTGAAATTTAACCGCTGCATGATAGCGCGCCAACTGGAGAAAATAGCCGGTGCGGTGAACGAAAACCTGTTTCTGCTCAACTGTACGCCTGCTGTGAATCTTTTCGCCCACCGGGCCGAACCGATTTCACCTGATCACGAAACAGCAGAGTATCCGATTATTCCAGACATTCGTCATCAGGATGCGATGGAAGTCTGGTCTGTAGACAGCGTGTCGGCGATGCGCAAGCTGGGCAATGAAACGCAGTCCCGCCCGATATATCCGTTGTTTGGTTTAGACCATTCAGCCAGCGACGGTGAAAGCGGTTTGTTCTGGCAATGTATGCGCCGCGAAACCATCCAAAATAACGGTGTCGCCACATCGTTATTTATCGCCTTTTCTGACCGGGGAGAAAGCCCGTTAGCGCCTGGTTGCGACATCGTCAGCATGAATCTGACCTGCACCAATCGTGATATTCCGGGAGCCATGCGCAACGGCGATCCTGATGGCGATTTCGAATCAGAGCTGCCGATTGCGGGGATGAAAATTATCGCGCTGACACGCCCGACGCTGCCGGTCAGGCCGCCGGTGAAACAGGCTACGCGCTGGCGTTTGATTTCTCAGCTTTCACTCAACCATATGCTGATCAGCGGACCGGAAGGAGCCCGTGTACTCAGGGAGTCACTGGCGCTGTACAACTTTGTCGATAATCCAGGTATTACCCGTTTAATTAACCTGATCCTGCGTGTTGATTCCAGCCCGGTCGTTACCCGGCTGGCGCCATTGGATCCCCGTTCTATGGCGCGGGGGATTGAGATCCGCATTACCTTTGCCAGCGAAGCGGCCGAAGAAGTCGAGTATTTCCTGCTGTGTCGCTTTATTGATTGTTTCCTGGCGTTGTACGCACCGGTTAATAGTTTCACTCGGGTGATCACCTGCATTGACTCATCGGGTGAAACTGCACGGACATGGCCTGTGCGGGCAGGAAGACTGTCATGGATCTAAGTAATATCCTCAGTCCGCATAACTTTTTCCAGCAGGTGAGGCTGATGTTACGCAGGCTGACCAGAACACAGGGAAAAAACAGCCAACAGGCACTGGAAACGCAGCTTTATTTCATTTCGCCGCTCTCACTGGATGCGCCGAAAGGTGACATTACGTCAATAACCCCGCTGGATCAGCAGCGCTGGCAAGTGGAAGTAGCGGCCCACGGACTGACAGGGGCACTGGGCGCGTTACCGACGGTATACACCGAGTGGATGATCGACCGCTATTACCGCCATGGCGACAAAACAGCCAAAGCTTTTCTGGACATTTTTAATCACAGGTTGCATAGCCTGCGCTATCTCGCCTGGCAGAAATATCACTATTACGCCATGGCGGAATTCAGTGCAACACGGCCGCTGAGTCAGGCCATTCATGCATTATCCGGTGTGGCAAACAGTACACCATCTCAGCAGCAGGAGCAGTTTGCGGATTTATTTGCGCATTCAGTGCGCTCAA
This genomic interval from Rahnella aquatilis CIP 78.65 = ATCC 33071 contains the following:
- the mntP gene encoding manganese efflux pump MntP — its product is MQLYTILILAFGMSMDAFAAAIGKGASLHRPPLKEALRTGLIFGVIEAITPVIGWGIGLAASQFIMSWDHWVAFTLLLILGIRMIVEAFRKGHAEEDAQAPRRHGFWVLVTTAVATSLDAMAVGVGLAFLQVNILVMALAIGAATTIMATSGMLLGRFLGAAMGKWAEILGGVVLIGIGTSILVEHLGLLG
- the tssB gene encoding type VI secretion system contractile sheath small subunit; the encoded protein is MSNTQYKLSKARPPRVQITYDVEVGGAESKKELPLVMGVIGNFSKDDMPLRDRRFTHIDKDNFNNVMEGMKPAVEMLVESTLPEKEGQMAIALEFNSMDDFSPENVAMQVEPLRKLLELREQLSDLRNRTASNDRLKEQLVELLEGMTKNAEPAKGDAE
- the tssC gene encoding type VI secretion system contractile sheath large subunit → MSDIQVMNAPAQAEQAGDYLDQIIDNTQAIRRESDRNKVKSQLDNFLSEVASGAVIVSNDLVGSIEARIAAIDELLSSQVSKIIQAPEFQRMESSWRGLHKLVQSSVTENTKVRVFNCTKKELLRDFKSASDFDQSSLFKSIYESEYGTFGGDPYSAFVGDFEFDCMPEDVQLLEQISHVAAAAHAPFLSAANPGMFAMGSFSEMPRPRDLGKLFETSDYARWKSFRQSDDSRYVGLTLPRVIGRLPYGAKTVSVDAFNFEEKIDENNDGSNYLWVNAAYDLAGRMVEAFEEYSWCAAIRGVEGGGLVKSLPTYNYISQTGEKIMQCPTEVAISDRREKELAELGFIPLIYCKGTDYAAFFAVQSTNKPRKYDSELANANAKLSSQLQYIMTTSRFAHYLKSIVRDKVGSFMSKSECQNFLQNWINQYVVGSDNVGPAIKASHPLREAVVEVVDVPGSPGSYRAVAYLKPHFQLEGLSMSLRLVAELPASTDA
- a CDS encoding Hcp family type VI secretion system effector — translated: MSDADNLFMQIEGITGCVSDKKYNGWIAVDYTSNSVFSSAAINNGTGQMNSDGVRFEQVSFSKEMDATSTDLMNMVAEGTNIKKIIVAMNVKTDNKDNEMVRWTYQNCILTSHQIGASKAGGIPHETLSFVFGRIEFETQMVEPGGTTKKYGPVGWNIIENTKL
- a CDS encoding GPW/gp25 family protein produces the protein MKSLLQQLSDNNPKDQNDISEEEDKSSTLIDEILLLLSSRPRSYRIDDIPLINESILNYGVSDVFSSDTPRLERNTIMQSRIQMALQRFEPRLKNVCVTPGEELGSLCSFIINAETLNGEVRYRLMWDDVISQFSLRD
- the tssF gene encoding type VI secretion system baseplate subunit TssF codes for the protein MLAKKLISYYQNELAYLKTQGKAFARHFPKVARRLGMSEGTSEDPHIERIIESFALVTAQIQQRLDEDMPEVTDALLTVLAPQFLRPFPSVCIVQMQPDSKVSALTASNRIDAGTALYSRPVNGQVCRFRTIYPVTLQPVSLYKASLHLDADDMSWSLKIQLSVWPGATLAADSLRLHLSGASRIVNIFYTLLCSEVESLTVFQQGQSYTLSAQAIRAVGFGENESLLAGDSRVSPTHSLLQDYFFFPQKFHFIDIPLPAGMVAGSQSELSLVVKFNRCMIARQLEKIAGAVNENLFLLNCTPAVNLFAHRAEPISPDHETAEYPIIPDIRHQDAMEVWSVDSVSAMRKLGNETQSRPIYPLFGLDHSASDGESGLFWQCMRRETIQNNGVATSLFIAFSDRGESPLAPGCDIVSMNLTCTNRDIPGAMRNGDPDGDFESELPIAGMKIIALTRPTLPVRPPVKQATRWRLISQLSLNHMLISGPEGARVLRESLALYNFVDNPGITRLINLILRVDSSPVVTRLAPLDPRSMARGIEIRITFASEAAEEVEYFLLCRFIDCFLALYAPVNSFTRVITCIDSSGETARTWPVRAGRLSWI
- the tssG gene encoding type VI secretion system baseplate subunit TssG, whose amino-acid sequence is MDLSNILSPHNFFQQVRLMLRRLTRTQGKNSQQALETQLYFISPLSLDAPKGDITSITPLDQQRWQVEVAAHGLTGALGALPTVYTEWMIDRYYRHGDKTAKAFLDIFNHRLHSLRYLAWQKYHYYAMAEFSATRPLSQAIHALSGVANSTPSQQQEQFADLFAHSVRSMLNVETWLKHRFSVAAKVTPFTGGWQVMDQAQCCRLGEPSQTLAAAPMLGSVYWDRQSHFTVTLGPVPMKNAGLFLPKGKHYQNLWSHLREYVGQGLDFDIDLLIDNTANVVTPLGSGQLGLDICLGPSGGAGQHKIRLPVCREGK